GCCTACCAGTGGTCAGCGGTCCTGTAGTCAGTTCAAGTCCACTGGAGATGGCATAgctgtatgtatacagtactcATATAGACAAAGTCTGAGGTGGAATGTGAAGCTGTTCTTGTAGTTGTCAGTAGGCTGATCTTGAAGACCGTTCCCATGTCCCTTTTCAGGTCCCGGTCCGGTCCGCAGCAGATGGCACATCCTCCAAATCTGCGTCAGACATTTCCCACCTGGTCAGGAAAAAGGTAAGGCCTTCCCATTTGTGGTCGACGAATGTCCCTTATGCTCATgttgcatgaactgcatgttcTTTGTAAAGCTGATTCTTGGAGTCGGGTGGCTTTGCTTTCCCTTCCAAGCTCTTTGTGGTTGCGCGTGTAGGTGTCGTGGTCAGGCTTGAGTGACTGGGTTGTGGTCTGTACGTCTAGTCTAGCTGTGACTTGTGGTGTATTGGCTTACTGGGTGTGTGACTCGAGTAGATCGCTGCGGAGTTGGGAGCGATCATGTTGAGGCTGACTTTGGTTTGTATTCCCTCCAGAGGAAAACGGAGGACAGCCCGTTAAAGGATACTGATGCTAAAAAGGCCAAGCAGGAAACTGCCCTTAATGGCAGCGGCGACTCTGATCCTGCCAGCAACGGCAATGGAGTCCAGGAGAAAGAGGCACAGGAGGCGAGTTGCTAGGCTTGACTCTCCCTGGATAGGATTAGGTGCAGCAGAGGTAGCTGGTATTGGCAGTGTCTGGTGGGAAACAGTGTCCTTTATTTGGGTAGATGGAGTTCTGTAATAGTGTTGGACATGCTCGAACAGGGATCATAGCTTCACTAATCTCTACTGTGTTAATGGAACTCTGGCAGGTTTGTCTTTTAGATTTTAGATATTAAACTTTCTGAACTGCGGCTGTCTGATTGGATgttaagttttgtttttgttttttcagacCGAGATGCCATCTGCCTCCATGGAATCCTCGGCGTGATGTCACTGACTTGACTTCCTGATCTTCCAGCCAGCCAGCAGAGCATGCCTTCCCAAtcacttgtttttgtttctgtaaataTGATACTTTCACACTGTCCAGTTTTTGTGTACTTGTAGTAATAAAAgttcaataaacaatatttgcaATTGTAAATGACTTGTAATTTAGGGTTAAGTATAATTGAAATCTGTTCAGGTACCTAGTGTTTAGACTCTTGTCATGTCTTAAATCTCCAGTCCTGCCTTCAAAACAAATCTTAGGTTTGGAAGACAATGGGTAACAGCAGATCTTAATGTATTACAGCTGTTCATCCCCCTCAAACttgctgcacacctgaaccttGTTGGGATTCATACATCAGACTGGGTGAGATCAAACTTGAGGGGTGTGGCAATTTTGAGGTGGTGCATGTAATTGGATTGTTCTGTTTGGATGACCAGTCTTAATAGCAGAATGTAGCGACAGTCAACAGTACTACAGTCCCTACTGAAGTGCCCATCCAACACATCCCAATTCTTCCTCAGCCTTCCAAAAACAGATGGGTCTCAATGGAACCGAAGTGCACTAACAGGTCAGGGATGTTAAGTGGGTATTGTCAAAATGGGATGAGTGAAATTCCCTGTACTTCAGTTGGTAATTCTTATTTAAAATGCTGAATAAAATTGGGTTTATTGTCCATTTCAATGTTATTGGCAAGCAATCCAGAGTACTTAAAGATCAACAGACAAGGTCAGATGAAGTCACACATTCTCCAGTCTTTACAATGACTACTAGTAATCTTTAGATTAGAGGGAAGGTCTTGGATCAGTGTAGGGAAGAAGAGGGAAAAGGATTGGCTGTTGAGGGATGTATCGATGTGGAAATTGATGCATTATCTTGACAGCTTGCAGGGGGATTACTTGCCTGGAAAGAGAGTACACAAGTATCAGAAGAAACTGAAGCTTTATGATGGGACTGAACACCCCTGGCCTGTATCTACAATAGTGTTTCAAAACAACAGCCCTATGAGCAAGTGGGTCAATTTCTGGTCAGTGTCAGTTCTCATGCTACAAGCTATGAGTCACACAAACAGTGATGTGGTCAGAAATGGGAGAGTATAGAGTAATAGGAACTTACCAGTGAGAGGTATTTGTACTGGCTGATGTTGGTGGGGTCAATCTTTGTGAGGGACTGCCTGTTCTCATCCTCAGCCTTGACCACTCGTAGACACACCTCCATGTTTCCCACCTAAAGGACAAAGACATGTTGAAGAGGGGGCCCCTTTGTGTGCCATATAATTTCACAagacccccccgcccccatataacacacaaaccacattGAATTTGTTGAACACTAGTGTTGACAAGCATGTCATGTTCACTGCTGATCATTTGTCAAGGGGAAACAGTAGTaacatgatcatccatctgaaaagtcccaccttgTTTTTAGAAGACCGTAACAGAGCCATTTGTATACCCCCACATTCCAAAACCAACTGCTACACACCATAACCTCAGCACATAGTACCTCATTTGGTTTGGCACTGTGATTAGTGATGGTATTTTAACATGTAGGATGAGCTTGGTCAATTGAATGGGGTGATGATAGACCATTCTTCCTAATTTAGTATATACTGAGTTAAGTTAATTAATTCTAACCACCAGTCAGACCAGTGTCTACCCTCACCTGCTGGACTGAGTTGAGCTGGTCTGGACTGAGGGATGGTCGAATGGGGAGTGCACGTACTGGAACCCTCCAGTACCCACTCTGGACCTGGTTGTGCTGGTCAAAAAGCTCCAGGTGTGCCCACCCCCAAGACACCAAGTTCTGGACCGACTGGCTGTACTCTGCAGCTTGGAGCTCCAGCAccagagacagggaaggagatGGCTGCAACCTGAAGTAACGTAATGTAGTGCATTTTGTTCCAGCCAAGTGGGGCATGAACTAACAACCTTCTGAACAACAGACTGCACAACTCAAAAGTAACCATAGCTAATGGAGCAACAATCCATGAAAAGATCTTTGCCCCCAACCGACTTTCTTGGCAGGCCCTCCATTGTCATGTGCTGCTTAGAAAATTCAGAGAGCAACTTTCAGAAAAATAGCCTACGTTTCAGGACGCACTTGTGACTAGAATGATAATTCCTGATCCACtattaaattataaaacaaGAATGACATTTAAATGATCAAATAATATCTATCGCTTTAAAACATGAACATCAATGACAGATgttcatttaaacatttaattaaggaAGTATTTAGTCTTTTCTGTCAAGTCTTCAAAGTGGACACCAACAATTGCAAATCATATCATTAGGCATGCCTAGCCATAATTTTATGTGAAATtgcacaaacagaaaaaaaacatggtgcCTTATGGGGTTCCACTTTGCTCATGAACACAACTTCGTTACTGACACTGAAAATGGCCCTACAACATGTTCCTATCACTACGCACTCTATTATTTAGGGACGCATGAACGTTAAAGGTAGGGTAGATGGTAAGAGGGTGATATGGGATTAAGCAGGTTTCTTTTGATTTCAGGAACAGTGTGATATCACCGATGTACTCCAGCCAACATGCTACAGGTGAGTTCCACAAGTATTTTTTACTGTAATTGTACCATGCTTGCCTGGGCATAGGCTGTTTGACAGCCAGGAGGGCATAATTTCCAGGGGGTACACTGCATCCTTTGGGTACATTTCCTCCAGGCTGGCACTGTGTAGGGGGCAATGGGCTACACAGCCCCAGCGCTTGGCCTCCGGAGTAGAGACAAGCCACGAGACGCAGAACCCTCAGTACGGCATCTACACCAAGCACCAGGTcaaaaaacaccacaaaacCAGCCCTGCAAATCAACACGGTTGAGATTAGTTTAGAAGTACAGTAACGgtcaaaagtttagacacaCCTACCCATTAACTTCACGTCTGTAAAAAGTTGTAGAAAACGTTTTCCTAAAAACGGAAATAATGGACTCACGCAGGATCGTAGGACACAGGTCCCAGAGAATCCAGTGGGTCAAGCACATGCCTTCCCCTGAGAGAGGAATGTAGCCCGGGTTGGATCTGTACCAAGAACATATGATGGTGGATATACTTTCCAATGTCTTCAGAGAGGACCAGATAGATGAACAATATGGCTTTACCAGGGCAGGAGACGCACGTACCTGTGCAAGGGGACTCATGTTTGACATGGCAGGGAAcagtgggggtggtggggtCACCCTAAGATCCCTGGGGCCCCCTGTGGCTCTCTCTATTTTCCAGCGGAGGCTCTCGATCTCAGCTTGAATGCTGGCCATGTGGTGGATGTGTTCTCTTTGTATCTGACGTAGCTCAGACACCACTGCTACTGGATCAGGCAAACATTGAATAAGAAGAACCTTTAGATTGGATTCTAATTGTAGGTGTTTTAATTCTACAGAAGCCATTAGTGGTCATTGTAATTAATGAATTAGGTTATTTCTAAATTCCACAGTTTATTAGCAATGTTACTTATCAATGTAACaaattgtattatatttatcACAAATGAAACAACCCACTATCTTCCCTGCAGTGCTTCCCTCTGGCCAGCTGGATCCTAAAGATCTCTTCCTCCAGTCTATGGTTCTCCTGTTCCACAGCCAGAATTTCTGACTTCACAGCCCAGTGAGGAGGCTTAATCCCTGGGcaaagagagcaggagagacgGGATGTGTCGATAGGAACCAAATGACAAACAGAAATCAGGTTTTATTGTTTGGGAAAAACCACAGAATGTAAAATAGGACACGGACATGAATCAGTAATATGACATTAACTAAAGATTGCCACATTACTGCATTCTCATGAACCCAAAAAAGACCATGCATGACTGACACTCACTTTTCCTACTGCCCTTGCTGTCAGCCATAGGTTCAGTCTGTTGCTCCAGAGTGAGGGCTTCTGCTAGCAGATCATGCATCTGGGCCAGGACAGTCGGATCAGAACCACCAGACTGCATATAGGCCTGCACCAGAATTCTTTCACACCGACACAGTCAGACCAGACATACAGAATGTAGATAGACAAAGATACAGATAGGGAACATCAGTACATTGCTACAACTGCAACTATAGCAACTATTCCCTGGCTATATTTCAGGTCATCATTGACAACACATTCTCTCATTTTTATACTGACCTGACCTATACTGACCTGATAAGCTCTATGATAACAGATAATATTACCTACAAGTGATGCCAGTAGTTATGTGACATGTAACATGTTGTTGTGCTTCTTCACACAGGCAGTTTGAAATGACTCAAATCCTATTTCTTCCCATatccaatgtttatttttaaaaacaattctgCAGTCTGAACGGGCAAAAACATATGAAGTTATATATTTCAGATTCAAATCTATTGCTGGACATGAAACTTGTGTCTGTCAGACAGTGTTTTTAgacactgtacattttctgctcaCAGTTTGACTAGAATATGTGGTAGATAACCCGCTTGTTAATTGTTTACATAGAATTGATTCAGTGTGCTAGTGCTAACCTACTATTATTGTAACTAGCCAGAATAATTTTTAAGCAATGCAGAACGTCCATGGCCCCACTACCAACTCCCAGACATACAACAATTGCTCACTTACTgattaataaatgaattaacTTCTTAACATGGAAAGATTAAGGACTGAGTTAGAACAGTCTAGTACTGTTCACCTTATTTGGGTGGAGAGGGGTTCATCCACAGAAGATATTAGGTCAGAACTGAAATGATGTCCGTTCCTGTCTTCAGGCTTGGGTGAGTCAGACCTGATCACTTTGACCCTATGAAAAGCAGAATAACAAAATGGATCCCACTTAGCAAAAGCTTATTCAAAGCAACATACAATTTTGTATTGGCATCTCAAGCATCAAGATCTACCCACAGAGTCACATAAGACTCAGTTCTTTCTTACtaccccctctctgtctttcttttttcccttCTCATTCAAAACCACAAGTGTGGCCATAACCCATTACTCAGGTTCTGTGTGTAAGATTCGCTGCCTCCTGGTGGACTCACACAGGCTGCAGGTTAGTGATGTGATCTCTGAGCTGCTGTAGAGCCTCTTCATTTTTGTCCTCCTTTTCCCTCAGCTCCAGCAGCAGGGACTCCAGGTTGACTGCGGTGCCCTGCTCTGTCACGGCCCCAAGATGCCTTGCTATCTCTGAACATACAAGTGCggcaaacaaaacatgttagCCAGTTTAATGGTATTGATTCTGTTTGTGTATGATGATCTCTCTGGACACTTACGTTCTCTCTGTTGCTCCAGGAGCTGGTTGCGGTCCTGTATCTCTGCCAGCTGACTGTTGTGCCGCTTTGCCAGCTCACTCAGGCGCTCCTTGTGGCTCCGTTGCCTCTCCAACCCTTGATCCAGGTCTTCTTTCTCAGTGGACCGTTTAGGTTGGTTACTCTTTTCAATCGACACTCTCAGCTTGTGAAACTGTCATTTAAAGTATGACATTAGTCTTGAGTTTAATGaatattctttaatattaaaAGGACCATGAAGGTCTTGATAGATTTGACTGATGCATTGGTTAGGCACCTCATCAGTGAGGTTCCTCAAGGTTACGCTGTCTGACACAAAGCTGTGTAGGTCAGGTTCTTTTCCAGCTTTCTGTTCTCTGTCATTGATCGGTCCCTGAATGGTCCCAAGGTGCATTCCCCTCTGCTCTCTCAGCTACCAAGAGCAAACACTGTCAGACAGAGACCAACTGAATGCACAATACAATGGCCACTTTAAGGGCCAACACACTTACCGTTATAAGATCAGGGGTATGTAAGGCCTTGGGATAGTCTCTCCTGTGGTATGGATGCCCTTGTCTCAGCACCACAGGGTCCCCAATGCTGCTCCCAACACAGAAGAACTCTTTATGTTTCTCTAAAAGTCCAAAGGACCAGAATGCCATACTACACTCCTGACAACTGAATTCTCCCATTGCCTCCATCTCCGCTTGTTTAATCAACCTGACAACACAACATGAAATATTCCTAGAAAGGGATAAATTGTAATTAGCATTTATACCTCACTCATAAAAAGCCTGGATATGCTTCTGGTGTTTTCCCTGTTGATTGGTTACGGTCACCATGTCGATGGTTGTGTTGTGAGAGTGCAGAAAGCGAAGACAATGGCTTCTCATTCAGTAGATGGGAAAAATAAACagtcattattttaattttgaaaaacagacaaatcTTTGACAAACTGATgcaaaatatttattacaatttccttttcaactatgCAGTCTCATACATACAATCccacttaaatttttttatctgtaaataatattatcaaaataattttaaatccTTCAAAACtcaatttttatatatttttttacaacccACCCTGAATATCAAGGCTTCAAGAACAACAATCTGGAATCAAAACAAAGTAATATCAATGTTGATTTTTGTTTAACTGCTGTactgaattaaaacattaaacaaaccAAAAGAGCTTTAAATCTGTTATAAAGCTTTTTGAACATTCTACCAGTCAGGAAAATAGTCAAAATCTAAAAAATGCATAATTTACAATAGCAGTCCCTcatgtaaaaaaatgaaaaatgtacaatCTTTATTAACCAAAGAACTTCAAGATTTGCATGTCTGAAAGTGATGGTAATTTGTCAACTTGCCCCTCAACAACTACAATGACATTTTCTATTCCCAGAAAGTTTGGTAAACTAAGACTCAAAGACATTGACATTATTTCTGAAGGTTTTTTGATGCCCCATCCACATTCAGAATTGTATTGAAAGGGATGGGGATTCATGACTAAAATGACTATTCTCCTATCGCATaggtgaaataaaacaatgataaGGCTAAGTCATGCCTTACTAtggtcaataaaaaataaaatgtataaccttctgtcaaccaaaacaaatcaaaatcctTAGGGGACTTATGGGATTAGAAGCAATATCAACTGCTCACCCTGAATTTCCTCTCATCATAAATGCTATAATTTGTTTCAACATTAGCAGATGTCAAAACCATCTTTAGAAATAAAAGTATGAATGACAATTTGCCagccaaatacttattttatggTAATTGTTATCATGGgttagtttttatttcttcagcaagaaaaactaacaacaaTTCTAATAAAGATTTGAGCTCTtggaaaaagcaaaaaaaaacaatgtgctcaaaagaaagaaaagggcaaataaatgcaaagaaaaagcagataaaacaaacagaactCAGACAGATAGACATCACCTCTAAAACCTTCCAGTCAAACCAGTGTCTGGCTGACCAGTTTGCTGTGCATGAAGCAGTGTTACACAGGAGGGTACAATGTTCATGAAGCCACATTAGGTGTCTGCGTCATCATCCGATGTCTGGCTGCTACTGCTGCCCTCTGTCTCAGAGACCTCTTCTAGCTcaggctctacagggtttcTCCAGGACAGCAGCGGGGGAGTGGTCTTCGGAAGAGGCTTAGGGAGAACACCATTCTGGCACATCCGGTTCCTCTTCAGCTAGAACCGACCGATTGACAACGGGGAACGTTAACACTCGTAGGCTCACAGGGACACGTTCACACACTTGGAGAACTATGGACGGAGCTTTTACCTTCTCTGTTTTAGCTTGAAATTCTCTGAGCTCATCATCAGTGAGGGGCAAGAAGTTGTCATCATTCTCTGGGTACTCCTGCCAGCCCATAGCTTTGAGCAACCTAGCCGAGGCAGAGGTCGTTGGTCAAATGGAGTCGACAGGTGGTTTGGCTGTGACAGTTTTAAGGGAGAGAGTATGTGTATCGGGGCGTAACTAACCTGTGTTCTGCCTCCaatgagatggagagatgatCCGTGTCACTGACCGAGGGAGTAATCCCATTCCTCTGAACCTCTTCTCCATCCTTCCTAATGTCTGGGGTGGTAGAGGGGCTCGTGGTGATGGACTCATCTCCGTTCTTCTCGTCTTTCAGGCCTCGGAGGAAGTCACTCTTCCGATCGGTGCTGCGACGCATGAGCTTCAGACGGGAAGGTGTCATGTCTATTGGAGGGGTGACATCTATAGGAGGGGTTATGCTGGAGGGAggctggggggagagagagggacaaatAATACAACATTAAGCATTTCCTAATATTTAAAATGGGTCATATCTGCATGTGCTGTTCCCGGGTTACCATAAACCTgttttctccatttaaataCTCTTCGTTTCTCAAAGATAAGTGACTGCCAGGTGGCACAATTCTTTACAGGATATAAGTAAACATGAACCATAATAGTTCCCATAacataaaatacacacaaaagtATTATACTCCCTAGCAGGTGTGGGGGAGTCAGAGATAGAAATATGTTTCAACCAGAAAGTTTTAGTACACACACATCGGAGGAGACCACATGCCCAAGTCAACAACCATGAACGAGCTCATTGATGCCTGACCCACCAAGAGTGCCCAGAAAGCACCCCTGTCTGaaatccacccatccacccaagACATGTGCTGAGCCAAATCTGTCCACCCCATGTTGAACCCATCATTGTTGGTTTTCAGTGAAAAACACCTGGCTGCAATGATGCTGAATGACATGGGAGAAATTAGGGTTAACGGTCATTGTTCTATTCCCGTTTCACCTGTGCTGTGTTATGTGCTTACATCCTTCTTAACCACAGAATGTGAGTGTTTTGAATGCTACAAGTCTTTCAACAgtaattttatatttaaaaaatgtggtaGTAGCCTATTTTCTTTAACGTTAACAATCTGTTTCCTCTTTCTTTGTTTGCCCTTCCTGAATCATTAATCTGTAAGTATAATGTCAACAAGCTATCTTATACAATACCAGGtaattattttagtaattaGGGATATAGGATTTGATTACTAaatttttcaatacatttatttcaccaTTAGCTAGATTCTTTGATTTTGTATTGCCTGCCTCTTATTGTTGCTTGTTAAATACAATGTATCATTTTGTTCGCTACTTTCCTTTAAGCTAGAGAGAAATCCACTAATATTAAGCATATTCACTTTGTCTAATTAGAGTACAAGCATACATTGGAAATTAAGTGATAAATGTAAAGtttttgttctaaattaatGTATTGTTTGACTGTTTTGCAGTTTCACACTGGTTTTCATTAAACTCATTCAACGTCATCTTCATGCGTTGGACCACTTTTTGGAACCGTGTTTAACTATCTGCATAgctgtgttgaggtaaacaATAGCAGGGGCAGAATAGTCATGCTCATGTCAATATTTGACTCAACAATAATAGAAATCATAATATTTGACTCAATAAAAATGAGTTGGGGTATGGTAATTCTAAGTCATCAATGAGTTGGAATCCCTCTCTAATCCAAGGCCACGGTAAGGGTCAGACTCTTACCTCCTTAGGGCTGACGCGGGTCGGGCCATGGTTGGAAACTTGGGTCGGGGGTGTGACAGGAATTATCACAGGTTTGTTCACCGAGGCAGTAGGGCTGGTGAAGGCTGACTCCTGGCCAGAGAAATTAAAActggttttgttttcccttCCGTTTGGCTTCCATGAACCAGTCTgcaaaaagagagaaagtgagaaaagCTTGGTATATAGTGTTGACCTCAGAGAAAAGCAGTGGTTGTAGTGTccatgtttggtgtgtgtgtgtgggggggggggggggggggggctatagTAAGAGCCTACCTtgggtggggtggtggtggctGGCTTGGGCACCAGGTTCTTGTAGACACTGGATCCCGAGACAGGGGTTTTGGTGCCGTTGGTTATATGAGGTCCCGTGTTGGCAAAGCTAGCGGAGAAAGCAGTGCCGGTGTCGTCTTTGGAAACCTTCTTGATGACCAGCATCTTAGTCATAGTCTGCTTGGCACTAGGAGGGTGCTCTGTGGAGGACAGATTGACCGATCCTCAAGCATACAGGCTGGATGATATTAAAACCTACCTACCTCTTTCTTCAACTATAAGTTGCCACCCAAATTGGCCATGGACTTATTAATGGTGGTTTGCATTTTGTCAGAGTAAacatataattatttaattctTAACTGGAATTGATTTAGCCAAGTACAACTATGGTCTCTGTTTAGTGCAGTGAGGGGATGACCTCTGCTGTTGTCAGTCTCACTGACTTGTCATCATCCAGCACTGTAACTCTCTGAAATTCATCCCAACATTTTGAATTAACGAGGAGTGCCTACAATGTTTCTTTTGCAAGAAAGTTCTTAGTAATgactttgaggaaaaaaaagaaaaaaaaagaaaaatcaacaCACCCTGACTTAATATCCACCGCATCCAAACTTCTGGAAACTTCCAACAGTGGGTGAGTTAGTAAATGTCACCTTCTGTTTTAATACACAGTACACAGCTAAAAGAAACAGATAATTTGTCCCGACTAGCCACAGTCTCATTAatcatgtgtgtttttgtttccataTCTACTTTGGTTCCTAGCCTGAGGGAGTTTAAGAGCATCCTAGgttaaacatgtatttcaaGCTAAAACATTTTGGTTGAACCTTGGGATTACAGACCCATCTATTTTTCATCATCAACAACTATAAGATGCCTGGAAGACCTCCTTACCCCAAACTCCTACAGGAGTCCCTACAGCACGTGGCTGGACCACGAGCTTCCCGCAGCTCTCCGGATTGAGAGAGGGCTGTGGGGAAAAGCGAAAACAGCCAGTAAACACACTGCTTCACATGGCAGGTTGCCATTCAAGCTAGGGATGCACCGCTACGGATATCAGGCCGATACTGGGCTCATGTACGATGTTTGATtaaattgcttgtgttaaatttgtatttttcccTTTCCTCTTCTTGACAATTGCACTACTTGTGTCATTGCTGATATTGCTACAAGAGTCGTACTCATAGAAATATGCCACATCACGGAAAACATTAAGTGTAACTCGATTGTTGTGTCGCCTCTGGACGCGTAAGTGTAGAATATGGAACTCAGAATGGTAGAGCGAGAAGACGGAGATGTCAGCAATGACACAAGTAAAGCAGAGCGCTTGTATTCTGTGCATCTCTAATTCAAGTAAAAACAATGAGAAGGGAAAGGGGGCGGAATACTCACAAAATCCTCCTCCGCAAACTTCAGCTTGTCCTTATGGCCTCCCTCAGACGGCAGAGGACCTACTTTACGGGGGTGGGCGGATCCGTTGCGCTGGCGCTGAGCCCCCGTCCGCTCCCGGTCCCTCTCCCCCGCAGGTCGTTTGGGCTGGCACCCGCGATGGGGTCTCTCCTGCGCCCAGGTGACCGTCTTCCTGATGCCCAGCTCCCCCTCAGCCACGCCGGAGTCCACAGAGTCATGCCGCGAGAGAGCGGTCTGACTCCACCCGTCACCTACCGAAGAGGCCAAGAGTTAACGCCATAACATATCGGATGACCCGACGCGGCGTACGCTAAACATGGTTGTGGTCTGGGTAGCGTGTGTGTACCTGCGGAAGCTCTGCGGGTGTCGTTGTTGAAGAAGCCGTCCGAAGAGTTATGGCGACGCCGGCTCACGCCGGGCCGGGCAGCGCCGCGGACGAGGTGGTCTTCGTGCCTCTCCAAAGGTGCAGATGACTGGAGAAGGAAGGTGGAGAGATCAAGACAGAATCACGTGAGATTCAAAAACACCCATTAAACATAACTTGCAAGTTACTGAGCACCATAGAAAACCAAGGAAGCGCTCAATTATTGAATGCGATTATTTAATTatacaaacatactgtacatgttgtGCATAAATCAGCAACCGTGTCGTGATATATTCATTTGAAATATTACCTAACGTAATGTGTACGAAATATTgttgaaataatacatttccagCATCAAGGAAACTGGGGGAAAAATGTACAGGCGTGGATCAGTCAATATTGGTTTATgcacaaaatgtacagtatatttgtaTAGAGTAAAACAATTGTAGTGCGACACATCTACTTTGTTTAGA
The nucleotide sequence above comes from Esox lucius isolate fEsoLuc1 chromosome 8, fEsoLuc1.pri, whole genome shotgun sequence. Encoded proteins:
- the ccdc17 gene encoding coiled-coil domain-containing protein 17, producing MEAMGEFSCQECSMAFWSFGLLEKHKEFFCVGSSIGDPVVLRQGHPYHRRDYPKALHTPDLITLREQRGMHLGTIQGPINDREQKAGKEPDLHSFVSDSVTLRNLTDEFHKLRVSIEKSNQPKRSTEKEDLDQGLERQRSHKERLSELAKRHNSQLAEIQDRNQLLEQQREQIARHLGAVTEQGTAVNLESLLLELREKEDKNEEALQQLRDHITNLQPVVKVIRSDSPKPEDRNGHHFSSDLISSVDEPLSTQIRILVQAYMQSGGSDPTVLAQMHDLLAEALTLEQQTEPMADSKGSRKRIKPPHWAVKSEILAVEQENHRLEEEIFRIQLARGKHCREDIAVVSELRQIQREHIHHMASIQAEIESLRWKIERATGGPRDLRVTPPPPLFPAMSNMSPLAQIQPGLHSSLRGRHVLDPLDSLGPVSYDPAAGFVVFFDLVLGVDAVLRVLRLVACLYSGGQALGLCSPLPPTQCQPGGNVPKGCSVPPGNYALLAVKQPMPRLQPSPSLSLVLELQAAEYSQSVQNLVSWGWAHLELFDQHNQVQSGYWRVPVRALPIRPSLSPDQLNSVQQVGNMEVCLRVVKAEDENRQSLTKIDPTNISQYKYLSLASNPPASCQDNASISTSIHPSTANPFPSSSLH
- the LOC105005910 gene encoding vasculin-like protein 1 is translated as MAQHDFVPAWLNFSTPQVAKSSAPLERHEDHLVRGAARPGVSRRRHNSSDGFFNNDTRRASAGDGWSQTALSRHDSVDSGVAEGELGIRKTVTWAQERPHRGCQPKRPAGERDRERTGAQRQRNGSAHPRKVGPLPSEGGHKDKLKFAEEDFPSLNPESCGKLVVQPRAVGTPVGVWEHPPSAKQTMTKMLVIKKVSKDDTGTAFSASFANTGPHITNGTKTPVSGSSVYKNLVPKPATTTPPKTGSWKPNGRENKTSFNFSGQESAFTSPTASVNKPVIIPVTPPTQVSNHGPTRVSPKEPPSSITPPIDVTPPIDMTPSRLKLMRRSTDRKSDFLRGLKDEKNGDESITTSPSTTPDIRKDGEEVQRNGITPSVSDTDHLSISLEAEHRLLKAMGWQEYPENDDNFLPLTDDELREFQAKTEKLKRNRMCQNGVLPKPLPKTTPPLLSWRNPVEPELEEVSETEGSSSSQTSDDDADT